Proteins encoded together in one Chryseobacterium taklimakanense window:
- a CDS encoding T9SS type A sorting domain-containing protein, which produces MAAQNAGKLDAKVFDMSGKNIMTKKSSGRQLDIDLSAFGRGIYILTVTDSNGKTTSVKLMVK; this is translated from the coding sequence ATGGCTGCACAAAATGCCGGAAAGCTCGATGCTAAAGTTTTCGACATGAGCGGAAAAAATATCATGACGAAAAAATCTTCCGGAAGACAACTGGATATCGACCTGTCAGCGTTCGGACGCGGCATCTATATCCTTACCGTTACCGACAGTAACGGGAAAACCACTTCAGTGAAACTGATGGTTAAATAA